The Lutibacter profundi genome includes a region encoding these proteins:
- a CDS encoding acyl-CoA dehydrogenase family protein: protein MATIKGGEFLIKEIKSEDIFVSEEFNEEQKMMKEAVQDFINREVWPLKERFESKDYALTEEVMRKAGEMGFLGVSIPEEYGGIGMGFVSTMLVTDYISAATGSLGTAFGAHTGIGTMPIFLYGTEEQKQKYLPALTSGEKFGAYCLTEPEAGSDANSGKTTAELTEDGKHYKINGQKMWISNAGFAEIFIVFGRIENDKNITAFILEFDKNNPNGVTLGEEEHKLGIVSSSTRQVFFNDTLIPIENMLSERGAGFKIALNSLNVGRIKLGAACLDASRRIVTESVKYGNERKQFKTAISNFGAIQKKYAEMSTKTFALDAGSYRAAKDIQNMIDSLLAAGKTHQDAELTAFSEYAIECAIIKVYGSEVSQYVSDEGIQIFGGMGFSKDTPMESAWRDARITRIYEGTNEINRLLTVGMLLKKAMKGKIDLITPAMEVGNSLLGIPSFDTPDFSETLSEEKDMIAKLKKVFLMISGKAVQKYGADLDNHQQLILAAAEIMIEIYMAESAILKAEKIVNLTSKKEAESQIAMAKLNLYNAVEKINSFGKEAILYFAEGDEQRMMLMGLKRFTKYVNNPNPIALRKLIAEKIIAENSYCF, encoded by the coding sequence ATGGCAACAATTAAAGGAGGAGAATTCCTAATTAAAGAAATTAAATCTGAAGATATTTTTGTTTCTGAAGAGTTTAATGAAGAACAAAAAATGATGAAAGAGGCTGTTCAAGATTTTATAAATCGTGAAGTTTGGCCTTTGAAAGAGAGATTTGAAAGTAAAGATTACGCTTTAACTGAAGAAGTAATGCGTAAAGCTGGTGAAATGGGTTTTTTGGGAGTTTCAATTCCTGAAGAATACGGAGGAATAGGAATGGGATTTGTTTCTACAATGTTAGTAACTGACTATATATCAGCAGCTACAGGATCTTTAGGAACAGCTTTTGGTGCACATACCGGAATTGGCACCATGCCTATTTTCTTGTATGGAACCGAAGAACAAAAACAAAAATATTTGCCAGCCTTAACATCTGGAGAAAAATTTGGTGCTTACTGTTTAACTGAACCTGAAGCAGGTAGTGATGCAAATTCAGGTAAAACAACTGCTGAATTAACTGAAGATGGAAAACACTACAAAATTAACGGACAAAAAATGTGGATTTCTAATGCGGGATTTGCTGAAATTTTTATTGTATTTGGCCGTATTGAAAATGATAAAAATATCACAGCATTTATATTAGAATTTGATAAAAATAATCCTAATGGTGTAACTCTTGGAGAAGAAGAACACAAGCTTGGAATTGTATCATCCTCAACTCGTCAGGTATTTTTTAATGATACGCTAATCCCTATTGAAAATATGCTGTCAGAAAGAGGAGCTGGATTTAAAATTGCTTTAAACTCTCTAAATGTTGGTCGTATTAAATTAGGAGCAGCCTGTTTAGACGCAAGTAGAAGAATTGTTACCGAATCTGTTAAATACGGAAACGAACGTAAGCAATTTAAAACAGCCATTTCTAATTTTGGTGCTATCCAAAAAAAATATGCTGAAATGAGTACAAAAACTTTTGCGCTAGATGCAGGCTCTTACAGAGCAGCAAAAGACATCCAAAATATGATTGACTCATTATTAGCTGCCGGTAAAACTCATCAAGATGCTGAATTAACTGCTTTTAGCGAGTATGCTATTGAGTGTGCAATCATAAAAGTTTATGGTTCAGAAGTTTCCCAATATGTATCTGATGAAGGTATTCAAATATTTGGAGGAATGGGATTCTCTAAAGATACACCAATGGAAAGTGCGTGGAGAGATGCCCGTATTACCAGAATTTATGAGGGTACAAATGAAATTAATCGTTTATTAACCGTTGGCATGTTGCTAAAAAAAGCAATGAAAGGTAAAATTGATTTAATTACACCGGCCATGGAAGTTGGTAATAGTTTACTTGGAATTCCTTCTTTTGATACACCCGATTTTTCTGAAACATTGTCTGAAGAAAAAGATATGATAGCCAAGTTAAAAAAGGTTTTCCTAATGATTTCGGGAAAAGCAGTACAAAAATATGGCGCTGATTTAGACAACCATCAACAATTAATTTTGGCTGCTGCAGAAATAATGATTGAAATTTACATGGCTGAATCTGCCATTTTAAAGGCCGAAAAAATTGTTAATTTAACTTCTAAAAAAGAAGCCGAAAGCCAAATTGCAATGGCTAAATTAAATTTGTACAATGCTGTTGAAAAAATAAATAGTTTTGGTAAGGAAGCTATTTTATATTTTGCTGAAGGAGATGAACAAAGAATGATGCTTATGGGATTAAAACGCTTTACTAAATATGTAAATAACCCAAACCCAATTGCACTTAGAAAATTAATTGCAGAGAAAATAATAGCCGAAAACAGTTATTGTTTTTAA
- a CDS encoding DUF2851 family protein produces MRIKIAMKENLLHFVWKLQLFSPMKLQSTKGEFIQVVASGIENKNTGPDFLNAKIVIGKQLWAGNVEIHINSSDWYAHTHEVDSNYDSVILHVVWEHNVDIYRKSNQKIATLELKNYISKHLLDNYKLLFNRPKKWINCEHNIEVINSFILTHWFERLFFERLEQKSDDIQQLLTSNNNDWEATLFILLAKNFGLKINADAFKNFATSFNFSVVRKVSTNLNQLEALFFGQAGLLANNFESAYFKRLKEEYEYLKIKYKLTSISKEQVQFFRLRPNNFPTVRLSQLASLYFKHKNLFSKIIEVNTVEDFYDLLATATLPFWETHYTFEKESKKSIKKLSKSFIDLVLINTIVPVKFMYLKNIGKSNFSSVISIIDQIKPEKNKITSNFNNLKIKSSNAFETQALLQLKNEYCNHQLCLQCEIGKEVLKI; encoded by the coding sequence ATGAGAATTAAAATTGCTATGAAAGAAAATTTACTACATTTTGTGTGGAAACTACAATTGTTTTCACCAATGAAATTACAATCTACCAAAGGAGAATTTATTCAAGTTGTTGCTTCTGGAATAGAAAATAAAAATACAGGTCCAGATTTTTTGAACGCTAAAATTGTAATAGGGAAACAACTTTGGGCTGGAAATGTTGAAATTCATATAAATTCATCAGACTGGTATGCACATACTCATGAAGTTGATAGCAATTATGATTCAGTTATTTTGCATGTTGTTTGGGAACACAATGTTGATATTTATAGAAAATCCAATCAAAAAATAGCAACATTAGAGTTGAAAAATTATATATCTAAGCATTTATTGGATAATTATAAGTTGCTTTTTAATAGGCCTAAAAAATGGATTAATTGTGAACATAATATTGAAGTAATAAATTCATTCATTTTAACACATTGGTTTGAACGGCTTTTTTTTGAGAGACTAGAACAAAAATCAGATGATATTCAACAACTATTAACTTCAAATAATAACGATTGGGAGGCTACTTTATTTATTTTATTAGCAAAAAATTTTGGATTAAAAATTAATGCTGATGCATTTAAAAATTTCGCCACTTCTTTTAACTTTTCAGTTGTTAGGAAAGTTTCAACAAATCTCAATCAATTAGAAGCATTGTTTTTTGGTCAAGCAGGTTTGTTAGCTAATAACTTTGAGTCAGCATATTTTAAAAGATTAAAAGAAGAATATGAATATTTAAAAATAAAATATAAACTAACATCAATTTCAAAAGAGCAAGTTCAATTTTTTAGATTGCGACCAAATAATTTTCCAACGGTAAGATTATCTCAATTAGCTTCGTTGTATTTTAAACATAAAAATTTATTTTCAAAAATAATTGAAGTGAATACAGTTGAAGATTTTTATGATTTATTAGCAACTGCTACCTTACCTTTTTGGGAAACTCATTATACGTTTGAGAAAGAGTCAAAAAAAAGCATCAAAAAATTATCAAAATCATTTATTGATTTAGTGTTAATTAACACCATTGTACCTGTAAAATTTATGTATTTAAAAAATATTGGTAAAAGTAATTTTAGTTCAGTAATTTCTATAATAGATCAAATTAAGCCTGAAAAAAACAAGATTACTTCAAACTTTAATAATTTAAAAATTAAAAGTAGTAATGCTTTTGAAACGCAGGCTTTGTTACAGCTTAAGAATGAATATTGCAACCATCAACTTTGTTTACAATGTGAAATAGGGAAAGAAGTATTAAAAATTTAA
- a CDS encoding MBL fold metallo-hydrolase: MKLKTVSLITFLLLNHFIWSQKITIDSIITNNGYILIQPISHASFILTVNNKTILIDPSGKEKIYTNLKSPAIILITDVHGDHLNLKTLNSIDTSNTIFIVPEAVANKLPEKYNSQLTILKNNQGVHRLNMFIKAIPMYNLPENTNSKHPKGRGNGYLLTIDNKRIYISGDTEDILEMRMLQNIDIAFICMNLPYTMNINQAANAVLEFQPKIVYPFHYRGKNEYSDVAKFKKLVNAKNKNIEIRIRNWYPN; the protein is encoded by the coding sequence ATGAAATTAAAAACAGTTTCACTAATTACCTTCTTGTTACTTAATCATTTCATTTGGTCGCAAAAAATAACAATTGATAGTATAATAACTAATAATGGATATATTCTAATTCAACCAATTTCGCATGCCAGTTTTATATTAACTGTTAACAACAAAACAATACTCATTGACCCTTCAGGAAAAGAAAAAATATACACTAACTTAAAATCACCTGCTATTATTTTAATAACTGATGTTCATGGAGATCATCTAAATTTAAAAACATTAAATTCTATAGATACTTCTAATACTATTTTTATAGTTCCTGAAGCAGTCGCAAATAAATTACCAGAAAAATACAACTCACAACTAACTATTTTAAAAAATAACCAAGGGGTTCATAGGCTTAACATGTTTATAAAAGCTATACCAATGTATAATTTACCTGAAAATACAAATTCAAAACACCCAAAAGGAAGAGGTAATGGATATCTTTTAACTATTGATAATAAACGTATTTATATTTCAGGAGACACAGAAGATATTTTAGAAATGAGAATGCTTCAAAATATTGATATTGCTTTTATTTGTATGAATTTACCTTATACTATGAATATAAACCAAGCTGCAAATGCAGTTCTAGAGTTTCAGCCAAAAATTGTGTATCCATTTCATTACAGAGGAAAAAACGAATACAGTGATGTTGCTAAATTTAAAAAATTAGTAAACGCCAAAAATAAAAATATTGAAATTCGTATACGTAACTGGTATCCAAATTAA